The Oryza brachyantha chromosome 6, ObraRS2, whole genome shotgun sequence region GCGTGGTCGAAGTGCTAGAGACCAAAATCTGAAGGACATTGGCCGTAAGATGTGGAGATCTGTTAATGAACTAATGCTTGTTCGGTATGTTTTCTCATGACATTACAGATAGTAGTAAGTTATATTGGTTGCTGTGGTATCTATGTTCTATACATATCTGACATGCTAAGAACATGCTTTTGTATGGGGTAATAGAAATTCACTTGCATATAACTCAACTGCACTATGATCctgtttttatatttcatgAGATGAACTGTAAGCTGATCTTGGTTTGCTACCCTCTtacaaattttagttaatGTATATTTAAGAGAAGTATTGTAACAAATGTCAATATGTCACATACCATACCATGACACCTATATTATACTGTCGTCATCTTagtcttccttttttttatgggAGCAAGTTCCAATAACATTTTTGTTGGCATATCTAGTAACTGCTGTTGTTCTTTGTTTGGTTCATTTTATTAGGTGGGATAAATCAAAGCCTGCTGGTGTGTCAAACTTAATACTTCTCAAGTTCAACGAGGTAACAATGCATGTGCACTTGTGACTGAGACACCTGATAACggaattttgaattcaaatttagttTACATGCATTTGTGAGAGGCAAAAATCAGGTATCATGTATTCATAGGTTTACCTATTATTTCCCCTCTGCAGGCTGATGCACATGAATCGACCACTCTTGACCGAGTAAAGGAAGAAGAACCTGAATTTTACACCATGGTTTCACATGTTCTGAAACGAGCTGAAGCAGAATTTGCTTTATGAGTGGGTCTCATAGATCATTGGATGCTCCAGCTTCTATACGGTGATAACAATGGTTTGTTCATGAACGAAGCAATTAGATTTGGTTTTTGAAGAACCCAATTTTTGATACTGCTGATTCGGAAGCCAGTGGAAGATTGCGCAAGTGCATTTTCAGCTGCCAATTCATTATCTACATGCTGTCAAAGATGGAACTTGGtaacaattttgttttctgcAAAGAATCTTCTGGAATCAGCAAGATCAAGTATTTTGTGTTGTAATCTGATGGGCAGTGTTTGTCGGGATTTAACCCAATTTAGCGGACAAATATTGTCTCAGCTGTATTCGGTGGAACTGAAACATATTCAAGCCGAGACGAATATCATCTGTTTCCTTGTTTCAAACAGGGAAAAAGATGATGCGCATATTAATCCTGATGTCATGTGAGTTGTGGTTTGTGACGACAAAACCCTAGGGAGTCCTCGTTCGTTTTTTTCAAGAACAAAACCAAACGAACAAATTTGCGaacaaaaataacttataaatttaaattttatgtatgtattcttagtgatataaacctaaagtctaaaaataaaccacgataaaaGAACCCAACATCAACTCTAAATGTAAggttaagaatttaaattttggtttataagtaaagCAAAATGACGAGGCTGCTAGCTTAAGAGGAACAAGAATTCAGGTAAGGCAAGTCCAATTCCAACAATACCTTTCGCtctgcagattttttttccaagacCAAGTCATGGGCCTCGTAAAGTTATAATGTGGTTGGCACCTGATGTTCCAGTCTCAGAAAGGCGTGGCCACAGGTAAAGTGTGGACACTTGTTCTTGTCTTAACCGGTAGAATGTTGGTTCTTGACCTGTTCTGCTCCCAAGAATCCAAGATGGGGTATTCTAGGTTTAGCAGAGGAATCGTTCTGGTCCTTGCATGTGTGATCAGGTGCCCTCATTTTGTCATATCacccaaaaagaaaactacTTTTCACACGGAAGAGCTTGGTGATTTTTCTGCGTTAGTGATACGTGGACTAAGAACCGTTTAATgcatttatataataatgttCAAAAGTAAACTCTAAGAATTTCTGCAGCCAGGTCTTTTTAAgtcgaaaaaaaattcttctaGAGGTAGGAGAtaggagtatatttttaatcttaagaAATGAGGCCTACAAGGCTATAATCACTATTGCCCCGTTAAGTTGAGCTCTATCAATCCTTAGAGCGGAGTTGAGGAACAAGATAAACGTGACTCTATCCTTATATCCTTGTagtgtatttttctttctcttatGTATGAtctgaaagttttttttaagcacAAATCACTTTATTGGGCAATAATTTATAGTAGGAGTTGTGCCAAAAGGACCTTATATTCTATAAGAACATAAAAGTAGAGCATCTTTTGTATACTGTTTTATTCAtgatgatttaaattttattactacCTATAGTTACACATGCACGATACATATGCTCTTAGGCGCCTTTGTTTAATGGGGTTTGGGTGGGATTTTTCACTGTACGAGAGATGAGGTGAGTCATTactcattagcatatgataattaattattagctattgtaaatttaaaaaataattttatttgattttttaaagaaaattatatttatatgtagaaacaCACCATTTAACATTTTATGCTCTATTCCTTCTCTTATGTTTAtaggctaaattttaaattttaaaacttaaatttggagttaatttcgAATTTTCGTTGTGGTTTATGTATTTGCTCTCAGATCAATGAGAacatttatatgaaagttttacccataagttagttttaaatttttaataagttattttgcttatgattaattttagcGAAACAATGAGAGCCCTTGAAAAGCATGCTAACGGAAGCTGGTGAAATATTCATCCAAACGTCCAGTAAAGAACGATGCTCAATCTCTTTGATCATGTGTTACGCATTTTGCAGATGTGGTATGATGCatatttgttttgcatttaaaaagaataaaaaagaatctaTAGAAAGAAATTTATTATCAGAGGAAGCACTGTGAGCCATGGTACGGCATACGCCCTTTGTTTCTGCCGCTATAAATTCCACTGTATACAAGAAGAATTCAAAGGTTACAACTTACGATCAATGTGCCTCAGTGTCGTCACCGTCTCACCGACAGGCGCTTTGGACCAGAGAGATTTCTTCTGGGACTGCAGAGAACCGATGcatttatcttttcgtttttataCATGCTTATatcctaaattttaaatttttaatcttaaaatttaaatgattttaagatcttttattaaagtttatttttcagtcttgagttttagatatctaaaaatacatatataaaaattttattcataaatatttataaatatgacatttgacttttttcttaaaaagccAACCAACCACCCGTTAAAAATGGTCGCGAAGATTCTCAACCCATAAATTCTAGgcatacataaattttagtatttcaaTTCTTTTCATGGCTGTGTAATTCTAGCTATACCGCTGAATAGTTGAATTGGTAGATGTGATTCCACCGACAGAGAATCAGTTCAGATTGTTTTTATCCCAAAGTCCCAACTGAAAAGGACATTGGTGCAGTATTCAGTCGTGGATATCCTTTTTCAAAATCTCAGTAGGTGTTATATAACGGCGCAATACACCGTGTGGTATATTTGGTTTCTGGTAGGTATCTTCATGAGTTGTGATGGGTTGGTCATTAGAGGACGACGAGAAATAGAGAcgttgatgatgaaaaatactCTCTCTTTAGTATTttaattgaattttatttttttaataaaacgaatgattaaacatatgatgaaaaataaatgtcaTATCTATTAATATAAAGAGAGTAATTACgattcatgcaaaaaaaagtgTTATGGCCAACAGTAATAATTAGCTCGGTAGGAAAATACTTTCACTACCAAACTACTAGAAAGCTTTATATGATTATCGGGCTTGCATCGTTTCACACTAGCAACtgcttataatttaaaatttaaatttttagaacttaattttaaacttgattttatgattttttttaaattttacagcttttgtttttaagttgttatggatatgtatataaatgttatcaacaaattatttaaaacatgATTTCATCTTTTCCTCCAAAAAATGAAAGGATGGGCCAGTCGtatatgtgatgttttttatataatgtgtACACCAAATGTATTAAGTGCTTATAGGGGCAtggtgtgcgtgtgtgtttaTTGGATCGAGTGTCTGTGCACTATGAACGCGTATGTTTGCACTCTGTGTTGCAaaagaatatattataatCATAGATCATAGAGGAATACATGTGTATACACAGAAAAAGAGCTTCtaaacaaatttgaaaattatacTGCAACAGATAAAAATATCTAACCATACGACTTTCATTTGTCCtaactgaaaaatataaaaatatactactaaCCAAAGTCTAAATAGCAGGTATTTGTACACACGGAAGTGGTATATCAGTTTAGCTAGTAGTACCCATTCATACATGTAGTttggtactccctccatttaaGGCTATAACATGTTTTGATTGTTAGAAAGATCTATCAgtatacacataaatttagagaataccaaaatatcttataatatctTATAGATAACAGAAATTTCCATTAAGAGAATGCAAAGGGGTTGTCAGGTTGCAAATTCCACACTTGAGAAAACATCAAGATATACAGCAAACACACAAGGTGTAATTAGTGTTTACATTTCCGAAGGAAACCGAATGGTTGTCAAGTAATTCGAATTTGGAACAGCAAATTCGagtcaaatttgatcaaaatttgtgGAAAATTAGCGAATACCGTCGTACCACTGGGGGTTAGGATCACGTTTTTCCATTATCAACAGAAATGTGCGGGGAATCACAAAGGTTATGAGGAGTTGTATGCTTTGGCGGTGCCCAGCAAGAAGGGGTAAAAATTGGCCCCCAAAAATTAATTCCAGAAAGTGGAGTCAATTCAAGGAGAggccaaagaaaagaaaagaaaagtgaAGTCAGTCAACTTATGCTATCCCCTCTTCTTGTTCCCACAGCCACCATCTCTTGTCCCTTTCCCTCAATAACTTCCTAGCTAATCCCTATAAATTTGAAGCCCCACATAAGTGTCaatttaattatgcattaattTGGTGCTACTGATCCTCCCAAATTCCAAGCACCAACCTGTGCTTGTTTGATAGATTCTCAGACAAAACtgtaagagaagagagaaatagGTTTTGACCACATGCTTTGACATCTTGAATTCTTGATGAGACAAGTTCTTGGCATGTGCATAGAGTAGCAgtagcatacatatatacacatcgCAATTCACAGCATCCATCTCAAGAAGACGACATGGCGAGGAGCAGGGAGGAGATGgccgtctccggcggcggcgtggcggcggcggtggagagggcGGTGACGTGCCTCGGCAGAGGGGTCGACATGGCGGGCGACCTGAGGCTGAAGCACTGCAAGGACGAAGGAGGCTGTCTTGTCGCCAGGAGCGgcgagaaggcggcggccgtcgtcctgccgggcgtcgccgtcgccgtcgacgtgcCCGCCGACGTGAAGTGCGGCAAGGGCGACCGTATCAGGTTCAAGTCCGACGTGCTCGAGTTCAACAAGGTTGGTTGATTTGGTTGCAATTTCACTTGGTTTTGTCTGTGTTCGTAATGAAGGGCGTACTACAGATCAAATTACAAGTGAAATTGAGCTAAGTTTACATCCCAGCTGCTGACAATGAAACGTTGTCcaaacaataaacaaaaaaaacgaTCGTGGCGTTTTCATTTACCTCTTTTTTGTCAAATCTTGAACATAACCGAAGAAAATGAACAAATGGAAAACAATCTCTAAGTACTCCATGATCTGTAATTTCATCTAATCTCTAACTCTCTAAGCTATTTTGGTCACCACATTGTTAGTCTTTGAATTCTGATCCAAGTCaaaacttcttccaaaaataatcaatattcAGAGCATCATGGCGAAAACTGAGCCTAATTTTTATCAAGCCAGCCTGTCGAACACTGAAGAAATCGTCATGcgaaaacataataaaaaaatctaaaagaatTGTTCAACCAAGGAAGCCATTGAATTTCTTCCAAATTTGACCACACAAACATTTGTATCTGCAGATGTCGGAGCTGTTCAACCACCGGAGCTCGCTGCCGGGGAAGATCCCGTCGGGTCTCTTCAACGCGTGCTTCGACCTGGCCAGCGACTCCTgggccggcgacgccgacaACACCAAGTGCCTGGCGCTCGACGGCTActtcatctccctcctcgACCTCCGCCTCGACTGCCGGCcgctcgccctcgccggccacgtcgtcgccgacgtgcCGGCGGCGTGGGACCCATCAGCCATAGCGAGGTACTATACATACTAACTTGGATGAAACAGATACTCTCTCCGGTTTTCTATTCGGTCctattgactttttatcattcatcttattttaaaatactatgtaattattactaaataaactttaaaatacttttaaatattgtacatttgtaaaaaaaatatttaaataaaacgaatagttaaatatagatttaaaagttaacaacGTTATACGAAGAAAACTGAGTGAGTAAGGTTATTTCTTTTCGAGTGCTATGCTTACACAAGCTAACATATGTTTAAAGACGAAGAGCAATGTCAAATAAGATAGTATGAACACGCTGTTAgcaatttgtgattttttttaggataATGGAATAATGTATTTTCGTCCTTCGTACTCGAAGTTGTTCAAAGCCGTACATGCTAAGGACAACTCGTTCCTTTCTTCCACGAGTTCATAATTACTCATAATTACACTAGTGCCATATGGTGTGGAAAATTTGCATTTATGCATGGTacaaaatgtgtttttttccaCACACACGATAAGAAAATTGTAACCACGACGGTTGTATTCTTCTCtacgagcaattttacggacCTGAAGTGATTACTaataggtaccaaaattttagtacctcctGGTAATTCTGGTAATTTTAGTATCCCTGGTATTTTCTCATGGACTGTAAAATTATTCCTtctctatatattatttttagtttttcatttggCTTTTACACAAACGTTTCTCTAACTGATAAACAGtacatttttgcaaaaatatttttacaaaaaagtttatcatcttactTTTCTACAATAGATTTTCaaactttatagtagttaatttatcatacatactattaaatagttatacaaaattagataaaatattcttttatcgatgaaggatgaaagattaaagaacatttgatttttacaGCTATTTAATgtataaacaatgaaattaattattataaagctATAAATTTACTTTAGAATAATGAGATAATAAACTTATGTATAGTAACCTTTTATGTAAACACACCGTTTAATCATATGAGACGCATACACAAAGGTCAATAAAAGGCTGAGAATAAGACAGAGAATTGACGGTTGTAAACAGTGGAGAGCATAGGAAAAGGGTTGCTGCGGGACTTTGGACTTGCTCTAGATGTTGAGGCGTTGAGCACAAAACAAATTCATTGTATTATACCAGTGATGCAAGAAACTAGATCCTGTCTCTTTccaagttaaaaaaaagtttgatttttttatgaagtCTACAAATGAAATATACATGCTGAACATTATTAATAGTCTGAACTGTCTGAACATGCCACCGTTGAGCCATTCAGTCTGTTTTCTTTCCCAGATTACTCATTGATTTTACTAGCAATTTTCTTCGATGGTTAAGCGgtgcatatttttataaaaaaatttaatgtagaagttggtcatccatattttcttaatggatttttaattttatagcagTTAATTTATCGTTTATGCCATGAAGTTGGTCATCCATACTAGAAgttggtcatccatatttcTTCGATGGTTACTAGTAATTATCCATTCTGAATATTATTGGATTAATCTCACTCTGTGTGAATTGGTGAGCAGTTTCATCAAGAAGTATGGGACGCACATCGTCGTTGGATTGAGCATGGGCGGCCAGGATGTGGTGTATGTGAAGCAGGACAAGTCGTCGCCGTTGTCACCGTCTGTGATCAAGGAGCACTTGGACAGGCTTGGTGACCAGCTCTTCACTGGCACTTGCACTCTACCTCCTTCACACTGCAAGTCCAGAGATCACAAGGTCAaggtagattaaaaaaatcatttcttttGCAACAGGTTACTCTAAGCTAAAACTTTcatagaaattaattaatgaccTGAAGCATCCGTGATCAATAGGTCCCTGAGGCTTTCAATGTGTTTGATGCCCAAATGACACAGCAAAAGCTTGAAGCAATGACTGCCCCGGTGTCATGCAAAGAGGTATTCCTTCCttctctcaaaatataaggcatctatgaatttagaaaaatcaacATTTGCAATCTTCGCCTAATAGTTAAATTAACAATCATTTATGGTTAGTGTTATGCATGCATTATCACTAGATTCATACATGAAAGTGTGTTTACATGTTGTTTACTTTGTAGTTATTGATACTCGCTCTCGCTCCAGATTGATAATTcttgtaattttctattaaaatataaaaaactaaacaaatatttacttttattgaagtactattcataactcatatatacatgttgttaTAGTATTTTCAAACTACATatgttattaatagtcaaacttTTCATATATACTCATGTCAACACGACAAGAATTATGTTAATTATAGACCTTTGCTGCTCAAAGttaggggtgtaagtgggcaAGCCCGCCAACCCGCTTATAGGTCAATTAAGTGGATAGCCCGTCGGATTACCCGCTTAATTGGCCTATAAGCGGGTTGGCGGGccggcccacttacacccttacTCAAAGTTGTAGGTCACTGCTAATGCTAAtgatgtactccctccatatttttatgtatgataccgttgacttttaggattacgtttaaccattcgtcttattcaaaatttatatctaaatatgcaaaatgataatgcatacttaaagtttatataataataaatcatattataacaaaataattaataattatataatttttttaaataagatgaatagtcaaacgtggatctaaaagtcaacggcgttatataaaaaaatatggagggagtactatcaTTTAGGGAATCATGCAAGGATCTGTGCTGAATTAATTTTTGACTGGTGCCAGGGTGTGACGGTGATCTACTCCAAGAGGGGAGGAGACACGGCGTCGAGCAACCACTCGGAGTGGCTGCCGACGGTGCCGGCAAAGCCGGACGCGATCAACTTCAAGCTTGTGCCCATCACGTCCCTTCTCAAGGGGGTGGCTGGCGTCAGCTTCCTTTCTCATGCCATCAACCTCTATCTCAGATGTAACAGCTCTCACACATTTCAGCTATGCACtcttggaaaataaaaaaaatcgtaaagttatcattataatttactaaattaaagatataatattttaacccATGTGTTATTGACTCATGTGTACGCTACATGTTAGTGAGGTACTAACAATGACAGCATGCATACTACTTCAGTCACTtatgcatgattttttttttgataatcaAATGAGCTATCTTTTGTCTAAAATTGTTTGTCCTATGATAAATATTGAAGACCAGAGGGAATACTGCATTCACAACCTTTCGAGTATAATTTCTGCTCAAAAATTTGGACCCTATTTCGTAGCTAGAGACTAGAGTCAAACCCAATCAAGTTACTGCTTGCTCCCATGAGCATACATGCATACTTACAGAGAATATTACTCCTAAATGTATACTTTTAtctagacaatttttttacataatgaCACAAGCAATACAAACTTCTTTTTCTCACCATTGTAAACTAGTTCATGCTACAGATGCAGTTAAAACCATCCTAATTTGCCACCCTTCCTTAACAGACAAACCTCCAGTAGCAGAGCTGAGGTACTTCCTGGACTTCCAGCACCACAGATTGTGGGCCCCGGTGCTCAGTGACCTGCCTCTCGGGCTGTGTTCGAACCGACAAGGTGCTAACCATGCTTTACACTTCAGCCTTGTGGGCTCCAAGCTCCATGTCAACTCAAGCCAGGTTAGAAACTAATCTATTCGCTTCGTATTATAaatcactttatttttttctaaatcaaacatccaaatttgaccaaatttatgttaaaattatAGCAACATCTACGATActaagttaatttaattaaatccacAATTAGATATactttcataatatatttatttttttgttaaaaaattgctatattttctataaatttagttaaatttggaGATGTTTGACATTGAATAAACCTAAAGTGACTTGAATCCATTCACCGCTCCTCTCATTAATTGCTCAGCTCTATTTGCAATCCAACCGAAATGCTCACTTAATGCAAAACGAAAATGCAGGTGATTGTTCCAAAATTACCAGTCACTGGGATGAGATTGCACCTGGAAGGCAAGAAGAT contains the following coding sequences:
- the LOC102709374 gene encoding MACPF domain-containing protein At1g14780-like, with product MARSREEMAVSGGGVAAAVERAVTCLGRGVDMAGDLRLKHCKDEGGCLVARSGEKAAAVVLPGVAVAVDVPADVKCGKGDRIRFKSDVLEFNKMSELFNHRSSLPGKIPSGLFNACFDLASDSWAGDADNTKCLALDGYFISLLDLRLDCRPLALAGHVVADVPAAWDPSAIASFIKKYGTHIVVGLSMGGQDVVYVKQDKSSPLSPSVIKEHLDRLGDQLFTGTCTLPPSHCKSRDHKVKVPEAFNVFDAQMTQQKLEAMTAPVSCKEGVTVIYSKRGGDTASSNHSEWLPTVPAKPDAINFKLVPITSLLKGVAGVSFLSHAINLYLRYKPPVAELRYFLDFQHHRLWAPVLSDLPLGLCSNRQGANHALHFSLVGSKLHVNSSQVIVPKLPVTGMRLHLEGKKINRLGIHLQHLATTPTFIDGQSSGRPPEWRGSEAIADERYYEPVQRRMFAHVCTVPVKYDPRWRDAGGGHRPAAYVVSGAQLHVSAHDSTSVLHLRLLYAELPGHSVVQSRWAHGGATGRLSGKGSFLSMSFASAAAAEKEHQLQLQQAATRFNVDSGVFAGGPPVPVGTPRLLKFVETSQVTMGPQDSPGYWLVTGAKLDVDKGKISLHVKFSLIAPVS